In Thiospirochaeta perfilievii, a single window of DNA contains:
- a CDS encoding endonuclease/exonuclease/phosphatase family protein, with translation MKSIIIILLVLSTSCCIQVKNRPNEVTIMSWNVQNLFDGVDNGQEYPEFSVSSGKWSRQLYELRLKNLVKIIEFNDPDIIGLQEIEGLSVLEDFSSRLKGYSYMVSTSSPGAIQLGLLSKYPIKRTGILKTYNGDRLLRPILEVSLDIDGNELIIMNNHWKSKVGSFSEHLRLKSSSVLKKRLEELKDKEVLILGDFNENYNEYQRVYKSFDTGLMYNNMGKGITVTDGILGKNELYTPWPKSTFKGSYKYKGQWETIDNFFLNSKLLDKESFYFNSFIVDNRDFLFDKSGNIKKWYTDFKIGFSDHLPIILTLRSEGIKTNLE, from the coding sequence ATGAAATCAATTATAATAATTTTATTAGTACTCTCAACTTCCTGCTGTATTCAAGTTAAAAATAGACCTAATGAGGTAACTATTATGAGTTGGAATGTTCAGAACCTATTTGATGGAGTTGATAATGGACAAGAGTATCCCGAGTTTAGCGTCTCTTCTGGGAAATGGAGCCGACAGTTATATGAGTTGCGTCTTAAAAATCTGGTTAAAATTATTGAGTTTAATGATCCCGATATAATTGGTCTACAAGAGATTGAGGGTTTATCTGTATTAGAAGATTTTTCAAGTAGACTTAAAGGGTATAGTTATATGGTCTCTACATCTAGTCCTGGAGCCATACAGTTAGGTCTTTTATCTAAATATCCTATTAAACGAACTGGTATTTTAAAAACCTATAATGGGGATAGACTACTAAGGCCCATTTTAGAAGTATCCTTAGATATAGATGGAAATGAGTTGATAATAATGAATAACCATTGGAAGTCAAAGGTTGGTTCTTTTAGTGAGCACCTGCGTTTAAAGAGTAGTAGTGTTCTTAAAAAAAGATTAGAAGAGTTAAAGGATAAAGAAGTTCTGATTTTAGGAGATTTTAACGAGAACTATAATGAGTATCAACGGGTATATAAGTCCTTTGATACAGGTTTGATGTACAATAATATGGGTAAGGGAATAACTGTTACAGATGGTATTCTAGGTAAAAATGAACTTTATACTCCTTGGCCAAAATCAACATTTAAGGGGTCATATAAGTATAAAGGTCAGTGGGAAACAATTGATAACTTCTTCTTAAATAGTAAACTACTAGATAAGGAGAGTTTCTATTTTAATAGCTTTATAGTTGATAATAGAGATTTTTTATTTGATAAAAGTGGCAATATTAAAAAGTGGTATACAGATTTTAAAATAGGTTTTTCAGACCATCTACCTATTATTTTAACACTTAGAAGTGAAGGAATTAAAACTAATCTGGAATAA
- a CDS encoding VWA domain-containing protein: MLVFSTPQYFFLLLILPLLFVYQNFRKRNRGALLFSHSVWSGNIFKTTQHNVNFFKLLSTILLYIGILSIIISLAGPSVVGGETNYLSKGIDIIIVLDESPSMSAKDFPPINRFESAKDIIQKFIDGRENDSVGIVSFADDAVLRVPLTLDYETVKSSVKNLKIMSMGQGTAIGMGLAVSVLHLKNSTSTSKVIILLTDGVNNAGEVLPESAAKAAKELGIKVYTIGIGGVDPVEIEFVNPETGIVTKADLPAGGFDQTLLEEIAAITGGNFYKASSPGMLETVLQGIDYLETSKKIIETRIKSRPIYDLFIIISFFSLIGYFILRKGVLGEIL, from the coding sequence ATGCTCGTTTTTAGTACACCACAATACTTTTTCCTTCTACTAATACTTCCCCTATTATTTGTATATCAAAATTTTAGAAAACGGAATAGAGGTGCGCTACTCTTTTCCCATAGTGTATGGAGTGGAAATATTTTTAAAACAACGCAACACAATGTTAACTTTTTTAAGCTTCTATCCACAATACTTCTGTATATAGGAATCCTTTCTATTATTATCTCATTAGCTGGGCCTTCAGTTGTGGGAGGAGAGACAAATTACCTCTCTAAGGGGATAGATATTATTATAGTTTTAGACGAGTCTCCTAGTATGTCAGCTAAAGACTTTCCACCTATAAATAGATTTGAATCAGCTAAAGATATAATACAAAAGTTTATTGACGGAAGGGAAAATGACTCTGTAGGTATCGTCTCCTTTGCAGATGATGCAGTTCTACGAGTACCATTAACCCTTGATTATGAGACTGTAAAAAGTAGTGTTAAAAACTTAAAGATAATGAGTATGGGCCAGGGAACTGCAATTGGAATGGGACTTGCGGTAAGTGTGCTTCATCTTAAAAATAGTACTTCTACATCAAAGGTTATTATCCTGTTGACAGACGGTGTTAATAACGCTGGGGAAGTTCTTCCTGAATCCGCTGCTAAAGCAGCTAAGGAGTTAGGTATAAAGGTTTATACTATCGGTATTGGAGGGGTAGATCCTGTTGAGATAGAGTTTGTAAATCCAGAGACTGGGATAGTTACAAAGGCTGATCTTCCCGCTGGTGGTTTTGACCAAACTCTTTTAGAAGAGATTGCAGCAATAACCGGTGGGAACTTTTATAAAGCTTCAAGTCCCGGTATGCTGGAGACTGTTTTACAGGGAATTGATTATTTGGAGACTAGTAAAAAAATTATTGAGACCAGAATTAAAAGCAGGCCTATTTATGACCTATTTATTATAATTAGTTTTTTCTCATTAATTGGTTACTTCATCCTTCGAAAGGGTGTCCTGGGGGAAATTTTATGA
- the rmuC gene encoding DNA recombination protein RmuC, giving the protein MLYLSISFNIILFLLVIITLFKSSGKNLDQSVKSRLSQLDNIEREVRELNSIFTLPYLRGEAGETLLKELLNNYLPKGTFQLQYGFKNGSRVDAIIRTGQYIIPIDSKFPIQSVNEILLTDKPLSNQIIRTFMKHGEDIANKYISLKEGTLNFAVMYIPSEKLYYRAFIHSEGELISKLLKIGILPASPSSLFSLIQTVVYGLKGFTFNQRQNEIMEKIETLRTNYTKLNKQFNITNSHLKNLKASLNLCEKLIEEGEEIIPD; this is encoded by the coding sequence ATGTTATACCTATCAATAAGTTTTAATATAATACTATTTTTATTAGTAATTATAACTCTATTTAAAAGTAGTGGAAAGAATCTAGATCAGAGTGTTAAAAGTAGACTTTCCCAGCTAGACAACATAGAGAGGGAAGTTAGGGAGTTAAACTCTATATTTACCCTTCCATATCTACGGGGAGAAGCAGGAGAGACTCTATTAAAAGAGTTATTAAACAATTATCTGCCTAAGGGAACATTTCAACTACAATATGGTTTTAAAAATGGCTCTCGAGTAGATGCTATAATTAGAACAGGTCAATATATAATTCCAATCGATTCTAAATTTCCAATTCAGAGCGTTAATGAAATCCTTCTTACTGATAAACCCTTATCAAACCAGATAATTAGAACTTTTATGAAGCATGGAGAGGATATTGCAAATAAGTACATCAGCCTAAAGGAGGGAACATTAAACTTTGCTGTTATGTATATTCCTTCTGAAAAACTCTATTATAGGGCATTTATTCATAGTGAAGGGGAGTTAATATCAAAATTACTAAAAATAGGAATTCTTCCAGCAAGTCCATCTAGTCTTTTTAGTCTAATTCAAACCGTAGTATATGGACTAAAAGGTTTTACCTTTAATCAACGCCAAAATGAGATAATGGAGAAGATTGAGACACTAAGAACCAATTATACAAAACTAAACAAGCAGTTTAATATTACAAATAGCCATCTTAAAAACCTAAAGGCATCCCTTAACCTGTGCGAAAAACTAATTGAAGAGGGGGAGGAAATTATTCCAGATTAG
- a CDS encoding bifunctional ornithine acetyltransferase/N-acetylglutamate synthase yields the protein MEKYKNREEYEEEVISRSKLPKGFKVGVVPLTFFPIEKKVDKALPMKLSLILLDNDSESFGSVFTKNSFPGHPVVHGKKMLDSETTRGVLINNKISNVRCSGGAESIDNILSSLSENLNIKGQKFFSSSTGIIGWKLPQEDIISSIPKLIESLNSNSIFPVAKGIMTTDNYPKVRSIEIQGGRITAVAKGAGMIEPNMATMLVFILTDIAVERKELRSILKRVVDKTFNRISIDSDQSTSDTAMIFSSNIIQGVKTSLFEDSLYSICLDLCQDVVRNGEGTAHVIQVTVKGVQCEDDALKIGKAIINAPLLKAAIYGNDPNLGRLLQAIGDVAGNENIPLDPECITLYMGDYIIYDNGAFTLNEELELKLNRYLKDRSFNETAIGFPEHRNNVEIVVDLQNGLESATVYGSDLSYEYVRENADYRS from the coding sequence GTGGAAAAATATAAAAACAGAGAAGAGTATGAAGAGGAAGTTATTAGTAGATCTAAGCTTCCTAAGGGGTTTAAGGTTGGTGTTGTTCCATTAACTTTTTTCCCCATAGAGAAAAAGGTTGATAAAGCACTACCTATGAAGCTGTCTTTAATCCTTCTTGATAATGATAGTGAGTCCTTTGGGAGTGTTTTTACAAAAAATAGCTTCCCTGGCCACCCTGTTGTTCATGGGAAAAAGATGTTAGATTCAGAAACTACTCGAGGGGTTCTTATTAATAATAAGATCTCTAATGTTAGGTGTAGTGGTGGTGCAGAGTCTATTGATAATATACTAAGCTCCCTATCGGAAAATTTAAATATTAAAGGCCAGAAGTTTTTTTCATCTTCAACAGGTATAATTGGCTGGAAACTTCCACAAGAAGATATAATAAGTTCTATCCCTAAGTTAATAGAGAGTCTTAATTCCAACTCAATATTTCCTGTTGCCAAGGGTATTATGACAACAGATAACTACCCTAAGGTAAGAAGTATAGAGATTCAAGGGGGACGGATTACTGCAGTGGCTAAGGGTGCAGGTATGATAGAACCAAATATGGCAACAATGCTAGTTTTTATCTTAACTGATATAGCTGTAGAGCGTAAGGAACTAAGATCTATTCTAAAGAGAGTTGTAGATAAAACTTTTAATAGAATATCAATAGATAGTGACCAAAGTACAAGTGATACTGCAATGATTTTTAGTTCAAATATAATCCAAGGCGTAAAAACTTCTCTATTTGAAGACTCTCTTTACTCTATCTGTTTAGATCTCTGTCAAGATGTAGTAAGAAACGGTGAGGGGACGGCCCACGTTATTCAGGTAACTGTTAAAGGTGTCCAGTGTGAAGATGATGCTTTAAAAATAGGTAAAGCTATAATAAATGCCCCACTTCTAAAAGCTGCAATCTATGGAAATGATCCGAATCTAGGGCGATTATTACAAGCTATAGGGGATGTTGCAGGAAATGAGAATATTCCATTAGATCCAGAATGTATAACACTTTATATGGGGGATTATATAATATATGATAATGGTGCTTTTACTCTTAACGAAGAGTTGGAGCTAAAATTAAATAGATATCTAAAAGATAGGTCGTTTAATGAAACAGCCATAGGATTTCCAGAGCATAGGAATAATGTTGAAATTGTGGTAGATTTGCAGAATGGATTAGAAAGTGCTACTGTATATGGCTCAGATCTGTCCTATGAATACGTTAGAGAAAATGCAGATTATAGATCTTGA
- a CDS encoding phosphoribosylaminoimidazolesuccinocarboxamide synthase, giving the protein MIDRIHGALNSTFDKLDDVDNRWGDKLINGKVREIVDLGDSLVLTTSDRISAFDRILSTIPFKGEVLNRLSLYWFKNTQDIINNHIISQVSPRSIHVKKCQVLPVEVIVRGYLTGSSWRDYQNGRDISGITLPKGMKMDQKFESPLITPSTKAEQGDHDEPISCEDIVSKGLVDSKLWAEVEDKALKLFARGSKLASERGLILVDTKYEFGILDGELIIVDEIHTPDSSRFWYKDSYQEAFEKGENQRKVDKEFLRQWLMDQGFMGDGVPPKITSQMRINIALKYIEAFELITGEKFTPSDLTPEAERKK; this is encoded by the coding sequence GGGGCGATAAACTAATAAATGGAAAAGTTAGAGAGATTGTTGATCTTGGAGATAGTTTGGTATTAACAACATCAGATAGGATATCTGCCTTTGACCGAATACTTTCTACAATTCCTTTTAAAGGAGAAGTGTTAAATAGACTATCTCTTTACTGGTTTAAAAATACCCAGGATATTATTAATAATCATATAATTTCCCAAGTTTCTCCAAGAAGTATTCATGTGAAAAAGTGTCAGGTTCTTCCTGTAGAGGTAATTGTTCGTGGATATTTAACTGGTTCCTCTTGGAGAGATTACCAAAATGGTCGTGATATCTCGGGAATAACCCTTCCTAAGGGGATGAAGATGGATCAGAAGTTTGAATCACCTTTAATAACTCCATCTACAAAGGCTGAGCAAGGTGACCATGATGAGCCAATCTCATGTGAGGATATTGTATCTAAGGGTTTAGTAGATAGTAAGTTGTGGGCTGAAGTTGAAGATAAAGCCTTAAAGCTATTTGCAAGGGGTAGTAAGTTAGCTTCAGAACGTGGACTTATTCTAGTTGATACAAAGTACGAATTTGGTATTTTAGATGGTGAATTAATTATTGTAGATGAGATTCATACTCCTGACTCAAGTCGGTTTTGGTATAAAGACTCCTATCAAGAGGCTTTTGAGAAGGGTGAAAACCAAAGAAAAGTTGATAAAGAGTTTTTACGACAGTGGCTTATGGATCAAGGTTTTATGGGGGATGGAGTTCCTCCAAAGATCACATCCCAAATGAGAATTAATATAGCCCTTAAGTATATTGAAGCTTTTGAGTTAATAACCGGGGAGAAATTTACCCCAAGTGACCTTACTCCTGAAGCGGAGAGAAAAAAATAG
- a CDS encoding DUF58 domain-containing protein, which translates to MEDIDFSGRVKRLQIISTQLIEGMFSGNYRSTFKGPGLEFNEVREYQDGDDVRFIDWNVTSRMQAPYTKTFKEERELILNIVMDVSASLSEVGGGKSKRSVAETIFGIIAFAAVANNDRVGVLMFSDIIEHSVSPMKGKKHVLRLIHDVLTLKPKKKGSDLALALRTAQESMKKRGICFILSDFRSANYYKELSILSRKQDVIAVRIIDKLERDYPSTGLIPLEDPETGEIISGFGRSRRFRKKYRDFWELERLQWLNNCKKLGIGVLEVDTEEDPGQALLSFFNKRKKR; encoded by the coding sequence ATGGAGGATATAGACTTCTCTGGTAGAGTAAAAAGATTACAAATAATCTCTACCCAACTAATTGAAGGAATGTTTTCTGGAAATTATAGGTCAACATTTAAAGGTCCAGGGCTTGAATTTAATGAAGTTCGTGAGTATCAAGATGGGGATGATGTTAGATTTATAGACTGGAACGTTACATCTCGAATGCAGGCGCCTTATACTAAAACATTTAAGGAAGAGAGAGAATTAATATTAAATATTGTTATGGATGTTTCCGCTTCCCTATCGGAAGTTGGTGGTGGGAAAAGTAAAAGATCTGTGGCCGAGACTATTTTTGGGATAATTGCATTTGCAGCTGTAGCTAATAACGATAGAGTAGGTGTTCTTATGTTTTCCGATATTATAGAGCACTCTGTTTCTCCTATGAAGGGGAAAAAGCATGTATTAAGATTAATCCATGATGTTTTAACATTAAAACCAAAGAAAAAAGGATCAGACTTAGCTTTAGCACTTAGAACTGCCCAGGAATCAATGAAAAAGAGAGGGATATGTTTTATCTTGTCGGATTTTAGGTCGGCTAATTATTATAAAGAGTTATCTATTCTTTCTCGAAAGCAGGATGTTATAGCTGTTAGAATTATTGATAAGTTAGAAAGAGACTATCCTTCTACAGGTTTGATTCCCCTTGAAGACCCAGAGACTGGTGAAATCATTAGCGGGTTTGGACGAAGTAGACGTTTTAGAAAAAAATATAGGGATTTCTGGGAGCTGGAAAGGCTTCAATGGCTCAATAATTGTAAAAAACTAGGTATTGGTGTTTTAGAGGTTGATACTGAAGAGGATCCAGGGCAAGCTCTTTTAAGCTTTTTTAATAAAAGGAAAAAGAGATGA